A stretch of Methanosphaerula palustris E1-9c DNA encodes these proteins:
- a CDS encoding condensation domain-containing protein: MYTREASNLDLFTDSVRLMGDATLCAVIEFDRRLDPCTLEEAAQACLRAHPILHSQLVRGKGTVIWNMIEPARIPTLKVEECAGNYHHLVIGPVDPYGSLQFRVRLLRRTEGDIIVINLAHAAADAYGLQILTSQLLQEYQRPGSISPAEGGIPERDTLWTRELDPEEKPAPSEMKVINPMWPDPFGTSRKPSSYHRDWVSPSELERVHTHVRTLGGTINDAVMAAYYLSISDLTGHCEPMAIFFPVNLRQHQNDGSRVMSNQANNVCFMMERRAGEEIEEILPRVIEETKILKAGRIGIAEQIEMDTICDPEGRRIDQMVEEMIALQNMGLADIFISNPGLFNLPDVEGLSDAYLCYPGGYMPTTCFMTSTFRGRMTITMGYQNSDQAREGTRRAMDLFRRHLLSLVDGS; encoded by the coding sequence ATGTACACCCGGGAGGCCTCGAACCTCGATCTATTCACCGATTCTGTCAGACTCATGGGCGATGCCACTCTTTGTGCGGTTATCGAGTTCGACAGGAGACTTGACCCCTGCACTCTGGAAGAGGCTGCGCAGGCATGTCTCCGGGCTCACCCAATTCTTCACAGCCAGCTTGTCCGGGGAAAAGGCACGGTAATCTGGAATATGATTGAACCTGCCCGCATCCCCACCCTGAAAGTGGAAGAATGCGCCGGCAACTATCATCACCTGGTCATCGGGCCAGTTGATCCATACGGGTCGCTGCAGTTCCGTGTACGTCTGTTGAGAAGAACAGAGGGCGACATCATCGTCATCAACCTTGCTCATGCCGCAGCTGATGCATACGGCCTTCAAATTCTCACATCACAACTGTTGCAGGAATATCAGAGACCAGGCAGCATCAGTCCCGCTGAAGGAGGGATCCCCGAACGCGACACGCTCTGGACCCGTGAATTGGATCCAGAAGAAAAACCTGCACCATCCGAGATGAAGGTGATCAACCCCATGTGGCCCGATCCCTTTGGCACCTCCCGTAAACCCTCATCGTATCACAGGGATTGGGTCAGCCCCTCAGAATTAGAGAGAGTTCACACACACGTCAGAACACTCGGGGGGACCATCAATGACGCGGTGATGGCAGCCTATTACCTCTCAATAAGCGACCTCACAGGTCACTGCGAACCGATGGCCATCTTCTTCCCCGTCAACCTTCGCCAGCATCAAAACGATGGATCCCGGGTGATGAGCAATCAGGCCAATAACGTCTGCTTCATGATGGAGCGCAGGGCAGGAGAGGAGATAGAGGAGATCCTTCCTCGTGTCATTGAGGAGACAAAAATTCTCAAGGCAGGACGTATCGGCATCGCCGAACAGATTGAGATGGACACGATCTGCGATCCCGAAGGCAGGCGAATAGATCAGATGGTGGAGGAGATGATCGCCCTGCAGAATATGGGTCTGGCCGATATCTTCATCTCAAATCCCGGACTGTTTAACCTCCCGGATGTTGAAGGGCTCTCTGATGCTTACCTCTGTTATCCAGGGGGATACATGCCCACAACCTGTTTCATGACCAGTACGTTCCGTGGGAGGATGACGATCACCATGGGGTACCAGAACAGCGATCAGGCGAGGGAGGGGACACGCAGGGCGATGGATCTCTTTCGACGACATCTCCTATCACTGGTGGATGGAAGTTGA
- the pyrC gene encoding dihydroorotase, with protein sequence MLDLLLLNLTLPDGRVVDLQVRDGIVVHAGAGAPAHQTLDCRGLLVLPAAIDMHVHMRGGTQSVKEDWTTGSQSALAGGVTVVVDQPNTVPPITNREHFKVRVADATAHSYCGFGVNGAVTRDARIADLWQGGALAFGEVFIAPSSYGEALTLEVQQRTFAEIHRLGGLVTVHAEEVSGTAPVGLRQHSLQRSPAGEERAVQALRASCAPGQRVHCCHMSTAGSLDAAHRAGMTAEVTPHHLLLSIERFADTDTHGRVNPPLRSERLQRELFLAWDRIDLIASDHAPHTLNEKAQAFTNAPSGLPGVETMVPLLMAHVLTSELSLASVVQKTAVAPAKVLGIPPAGFSPGDRADFALYPREAVPVEAADLHSRCTWTPYQGMLAVFPERVIMRGTVVYDHGDFTRIDPCWYRGRGYMERPQI encoded by the coding sequence ATGCTAGATCTCCTCCTATTAAACCTGACCCTTCCGGACGGAAGGGTTGTCGACCTGCAGGTCCGGGACGGGATCGTCGTGCATGCAGGTGCCGGAGCTCCGGCTCATCAGACGCTCGATTGCAGGGGACTGCTCGTCCTCCCGGCCGCGATCGATATGCATGTTCATATGCGGGGCGGCACTCAGTCCGTCAAGGAGGACTGGACCACCGGTTCGCAGAGCGCACTGGCCGGCGGGGTGACGGTGGTGGTCGACCAGCCGAACACTGTCCCGCCGATCACCAACCGGGAACATTTCAAAGTCAGGGTCGCCGATGCCACCGCCCATTCGTACTGCGGGTTCGGGGTGAACGGGGCCGTGACCCGGGATGCGAGAATTGCGGACCTCTGGCAGGGCGGGGCGCTGGCGTTCGGCGAAGTCTTCATCGCTCCGTCCAGTTACGGGGAGGCCCTGACACTGGAGGTGCAGCAGCGCACCTTTGCTGAGATCCATCGGCTGGGGGGGCTCGTCACCGTTCATGCTGAGGAGGTCTCCGGTACCGCGCCGGTCGGGCTCCGCCAGCACAGTCTGCAGCGATCGCCGGCAGGGGAAGAGCGAGCTGTACAGGCCCTGCGGGCATCGTGCGCACCCGGTCAGCGGGTCCACTGCTGCCACATGAGCACGGCAGGATCGTTGGATGCAGCTCATCGGGCAGGGATGACGGCCGAGGTGACTCCCCATCACCTCCTTCTCTCCATCGAACGGTTCGCCGATACCGACACTCACGGGCGTGTGAACCCACCGCTCAGGTCGGAACGTCTCCAGAGAGAACTCTTTCTGGCCTGGGATCGGATCGACCTGATCGCTTCGGACCATGCGCCGCACACATTGAACGAGAAGGCGCAGGCCTTTACGAATGCCCCTTCCGGGCTGCCGGGCGTCGAGACGATGGTTCCGCTGTTGATGGCGCATGTCCTCACCAGCGAACTCTCTCTCGCTTCTGTCGTGCAGAAGACCGCTGTTGCACCGGCGAAAGTTCTGGGAATCCCACCGGCCGGGTTCTCACCCGGCGATCGTGCCGACTTTGCGCTCTATCCCCGTGAGGCGGTCCCTGTTGAGGCCGCCGACCTGCACAGCAGGTGTACCTGGACACCGTATCAAGGGATGTTGGCGGTCTTTCCTGAACGGGTAATCATGCGGGGAACGGTCGTCTATGACCATGGGGACTTCACAAGGATCGACCCCTGCTGGTACAGGGGGAGGGGTTATATGGAGAGACCACAGATATGA
- a CDS encoding hydrogenase maturation nickel metallochaperone HypA/HybF, which yields MHEYSIAYDIYATARRAAQENSATSVTTIHVDVGEIAMVNPEQVVYLFKLIIEDDPLFSGTDLVCTTVKPVMTCSCGNYSGENKFVCPSCGGLPQIVKGKEIVVSNIEIEVNES from the coding sequence ATGCACGAATACAGCATTGCTTATGATATCTATGCGACTGCACGACGAGCAGCGCAGGAGAACAGCGCAACCTCGGTGACCACGATCCACGTCGATGTCGGAGAGATTGCCATGGTGAACCCGGAGCAGGTGGTCTATCTGTTCAAACTGATCATCGAAGACGATCCGCTCTTCTCCGGAACAGACCTGGTCTGCACAACGGTGAAACCGGTGATGACCTGTTCGTGCGGTAACTACTCTGGCGAGAATAAATTTGTCTGTCCGTCGTGTGGCGGACTTCCGCAGATCGTCAAAGGAAAAGAGATCGTGGTCAGCAATATTGAGATCGAAGTGAACGAATCATGA
- a CDS encoding DUF167 domain-containing protein has protein sequence MADPADALTSTREGTVLLLDVNSKAKADRFPAGYNEWRHAIGCSITTPPVEGKANRAIVALLSRTLTIPQSGISILSGATSSQKRVLIQGMTFEQLAGFLRERCPR, from the coding sequence ATGGCAGATCCTGCTGATGCATTGACCTCTACCAGAGAGGGGACCGTCCTGCTCCTCGATGTCAATTCTAAAGCGAAAGCCGACCGTTTTCCTGCAGGGTACAATGAGTGGCGGCATGCGATCGGCTGTTCCATCACCACACCGCCCGTCGAAGGGAAGGCTAACCGGGCTATCGTCGCGCTGCTCAGTAGAACGCTGACCATCCCCCAGTCCGGGATCAGTATCCTGAGCGGTGCCACCTCCTCGCAGAAGCGGGTGCTGATCCAGGGGATGACCTTCGAGCAGCTAGCTGGATTTCTCAGGGAACGCTGTCCACGATAA
- the hypE gene encoding hydrogenase expression/formation protein HypE: protein MKVQMMHGAGGEVMGELLKVLSCVTHNNAGGIGLESLDDGAVIPIGGTNIVFTTDSHVVHPIFFPGGDIGRIAVSGTINDLAMMGGRPIALSCGLILEEGFDVGDLEQIMQSMNTALGEAGASLVTGDTKVVEKGALDGIAINTAGIGVAETVVRDNGLMPGDRIIVSGTLGDHGLAILTHREGFDLGDQIRSDVAPIWSLVKGAMAAGTIHAMKDPTRGGFAAAINEMARKAGVGVRLEEVAVPIRASVRSAGSLLGIDPLEVANEGKVVMGVPEEDAESILAAIRRHPLGKDAAIIGKVVEGSSVIMETSIGGERFIEPPMGDPVPRVC, encoded by the coding sequence ATGAAAGTACAGATGATGCATGGCGCTGGCGGGGAGGTGATGGGAGAACTGTTGAAGGTGCTCTCCTGCGTCACCCACAATAATGCCGGAGGTATCGGTCTTGAGTCACTCGATGACGGTGCGGTCATCCCGATCGGGGGGACCAATATCGTCTTCACCACAGATTCGCATGTGGTCCATCCGATCTTCTTCCCGGGCGGGGACATTGGAAGGATCGCGGTATCTGGGACGATCAACGATCTGGCCATGATGGGCGGTCGTCCGATCGCCCTCTCCTGCGGGCTGATCCTTGAGGAGGGGTTCGATGTCGGGGATCTCGAGCAGATCATGCAGTCGATGAATACCGCACTCGGCGAGGCCGGTGCCTCGCTGGTTACCGGAGATACCAAGGTCGTCGAGAAGGGGGCGCTCGATGGGATTGCCATCAACACGGCCGGGATCGGTGTTGCCGAAACGGTGGTCCGCGACAACGGGTTGATGCCAGGGGACCGAATCATCGTCAGTGGTACGCTCGGGGATCATGGGCTTGCGATCCTGACCCATCGGGAAGGATTCGACCTTGGGGACCAGATTCGTTCTGATGTGGCTCCTATCTGGTCACTGGTGAAGGGGGCGATGGCGGCCGGCACGATCCATGCGATGAAGGACCCGACCCGCGGAGGGTTTGCGGCGGCCATCAACGAGATGGCCAGAAAAGCTGGCGTCGGCGTCAGACTTGAGGAGGTTGCGGTCCCGATCCGGGCCAGTGTGAGGAGTGCCGGCTCGCTGCTCGGCATTGACCCGCTCGAGGTCGCCAACGAAGGAAAGGTCGTGATGGGAGTTCCAGAAGAGGACGCAGAGAGCATACTCGCCGCGATCCGGCGCCATCCCCTCGGTAAGGACGCCGCGATCATCGGGAAGGTCGTCGAAGGATCGTCTGTGATCATGGAGACCTCGATCGGCGGCGAACGGTTTATCGAACCGCCGATGGGTGACCCGGTTCCGCGGGTATGCTAG
- a CDS encoding HypC/HybG/HupF family hydrogenase formation chaperone has product MCVAVPAEVIEIKDGNIGVVDYGELQQEVRLDLVDVKVGEYVLVHVGFAIQRLSREEGLETLEVFRQVYAAMEESD; this is encoded by the coding sequence ATGTGTGTTGCAGTGCCTGCTGAGGTTATTGAGATCAAGGATGGGAACATTGGTGTCGTTGATTATGGTGAACTTCAGCAGGAGGTCAGGCTGGACCTCGTCGATGTCAAGGTCGGAGAGTATGTGCTGGTCCACGTCGGTTTTGCGATCCAGCGGTTGAGCCGTGAGGAGGGGCTTGAGACCCTGGAGGTCTTCAGGCAGGTCTACGCGGCGATGGAAGAGAGCGACTGA